A single genomic interval of uncultured Desulfobulbus sp. harbors:
- the lon gene encoding endopeptidase La, whose protein sequence is MEFDDSLSTSMGDFGEQTQDLEIPESLPMMAVRDVVVFNYMIIPLFVGRPGSIEAVNEGLNSNKLLMLVTQKDPTKDDPEEKDLYEVGMVSMIMRTLKLPDGRLKVLVQALSKAKIRKVLQSKPHYRVEIDLLEEQEPTEISVETEALMRTVREQTEKIMSLRGILSSDLMMIINNIEEPGRLADLVGSNLRLKISESQKILETTDPVERLRLVADLLHKELEVSTVQAKIQSDAKEEMSRSQREYFLREQIQALKRELGDEDSYSQEIEDLAKQLRKKKMPKYAKKEARKQLRRLEMMHPDASEATIVRTYLEWFLDLPWKDCSTDMLDLQVAAQVLDEDHYGLDRIKERILEYLAVRKLNADTKGPIICFAGPPGVGKTSLGQAIAKAMNRKFYRLSLGGMRDEAEIRGHRRTYIGAMPGRILQGLKSVGTNNPVFMMDEIDKIGDDYRGDPSSALLEVLDPEQNNTFSDHYMNLPFDLSKVMFITTANRTDTIPGPLLDRMEVIQLSGYTLEEKMVIANKYLLPRQISENGIKPNQIKIDDGTLELIVSKYTHEAGVRNLERALGKICRKIARKVAEGGKGPYAISANTVEKYLGPPKFLPETELDTSGQPGLVIGLAWTEVGGELLHIETSILPGKGRLQLTGQLGDVMKESAHAALSYCRSRNKELGVEPDYFDNVDIHIHVPAGAIPKDGPSAGITITTALFSAISGKAVKKGIAMTGEVTLRGRVLPIGGLKDKALAALRAGINKVIIPLENQKDLVEIPEELRKKITFYPVKHMDEVIELTLGKAIARKGSAKEVPAKKAAVKPRAEIETK, encoded by the coding sequence GTGGAATTTGATGATTCATTATCAACCAGTATGGGTGATTTCGGAGAACAGACGCAGGATCTGGAAATCCCTGAATCGCTGCCCATGATGGCTGTTCGCGATGTGGTGGTCTTTAATTATATGATCATCCCGTTGTTTGTCGGTCGGCCCGGTTCGATAGAAGCGGTGAACGAGGGACTGAACAGCAACAAACTGCTGATGCTGGTGACTCAGAAAGATCCCACCAAAGACGATCCCGAGGAAAAGGATCTCTATGAGGTCGGCATGGTCTCGATGATCATGCGCACCCTCAAGTTGCCCGACGGCCGTCTCAAAGTCCTGGTGCAGGCACTGTCCAAGGCCAAGATTCGCAAGGTGCTGCAAAGTAAACCCCATTACCGGGTGGAGATCGATCTGCTCGAGGAGCAGGAGCCGACCGAGATTTCGGTGGAAACCGAAGCGCTGATGCGTACCGTGCGCGAGCAGACCGAGAAGATCATGTCGCTGCGCGGCATCCTCTCCTCGGATCTGATGATGATCATCAACAACATCGAGGAACCCGGACGTCTTGCCGACCTGGTCGGCTCAAACCTGCGGCTGAAGATTTCGGAGTCGCAGAAAATTCTCGAGACCACCGATCCCGTGGAGCGGTTGCGTTTGGTGGCGGACCTGCTCCACAAGGAGCTTGAGGTTTCCACCGTGCAGGCCAAGATTCAGTCGGATGCCAAGGAGGAGATGTCCCGCAGTCAGCGCGAATATTTTCTCCGCGAACAGATTCAGGCGCTCAAGCGGGAACTGGGCGATGAGGACAGCTACTCCCAGGAGATCGAGGACCTGGCCAAGCAGCTGCGCAAAAAGAAGATGCCCAAGTATGCCAAGAAGGAGGCGCGCAAGCAGCTGCGTCGGCTGGAGATGATGCATCCGGATGCCTCGGAGGCCACCATCGTCCGTACCTATCTTGAGTGGTTTCTCGATCTGCCGTGGAAGGATTGTTCCACGGATATGCTCGACCTCCAGGTGGCGGCCCAGGTCCTTGACGAGGATCACTACGGCCTTGATCGGATCAAGGAGCGCATCCTCGAATATCTGGCCGTGCGCAAGCTCAACGCCGATACCAAAGGGCCGATCATCTGTTTTGCCGGTCCTCCCGGCGTGGGCAAGACCTCGCTTGGCCAGGCGATCGCCAAGGCCATGAACCGAAAGTTCTACCGGCTCTCTCTTGGCGGTATGCGCGACGAGGCGGAGATTCGTGGCCATCGCCGCACCTACATCGGCGCCATGCCTGGCCGTATTCTCCAGGGGCTCAAAAGTGTGGGCACCAACAATCCGGTGTTCATGATGGACGAGATCGACAAGATCGGCGACGACTACCGCGGCGATCCCTCCTCGGCCCTGCTGGAGGTGCTTGATCCAGAGCAGAACAATACCTTTTCCGATCATTACATGAACCTGCCCTTTGATCTTTCCAAGGTTATGTTCATCACCACCGCCAACCGGACCGACACCATTCCTGGGCCGCTTTTGGACCGGATGGAGGTCATTCAGCTCTCCGGCTACACCCTTGAGGAGAAGATGGTGATCGCCAACAAGTATCTGTTGCCGCGCCAGATCTCGGAAAACGGGATCAAACCCAACCAGATCAAGATCGACGATGGTACCCTGGAGTTGATCGTCAGCAAGTATACCCATGAGGCCGGTGTGCGTAACCTGGAACGGGCCTTGGGGAAAATCTGCCGCAAGATCGCGCGCAAGGTGGCGGAAGGCGGCAAAGGACCGTATGCGATTTCCGCCAACACCGTGGAGAAATATTTGGGACCTCCCAAGTTTCTGCCCGAGACCGAGCTCGACACCAGCGGCCAGCCCGGTCTGGTAATCGGCCTGGCCTGGACCGAGGTCGGCGGTGAACTGCTTCATATCGAGACCTCGATTCTGCCAGGCAAGGGGCGGCTGCAGCTTACCGGTCAGTTGGGCGACGTGATGAAGGAGTCCGCCCACGCTGCGCTCAGCTATTGCCGCAGCCGCAACAAGGAGCTCGGCGTTGAGCCCGATTATTTCGACAACGTGGATATCCATATCCATGTTCCGGCCGGAGCCATTCCCAAGGACGGCCCGTCGGCGGGCATCACCATCACCACCGCGCTGTTTTCCGCGATCAGCGGCAAAGCGGTGAAAAAGGGGATAGCCATGACCGGCGAAGTCACCCTGCGCGGGCGGGTCCTGCCGATCGGCGGGTTGAAGGACAAGGCCCTGGCAGCGCTGCGCGCCGGAATCAACAAGGTCATCATACCGCTTGAAAACCAGAAAGACCTGGTGGAAATCCCGGAGGAGTTGCGCAAGAAGATCACCTTCTATCCGGTTAAGCACATGGACGAGGTCATCGAATTGACCCTGGGCAAGGCGATAGCGCGTAAGGGATCTGCCAAGGAGGTGCCAGCCAAGAAGGCCGCGGTTAAGCCTCGGGCGGAAATCGAGACCAAGTGA
- a CDS encoding PilZ domain-containing protein, with the protein MDQRKHPRVRVRGMSIDISDGIGCCSASVSDVSRGGLCLADLGKRFGKKSDRFTVVATTGEDHFKFQVKPRWERLSNWNKKIGLEIDNAPLHWIAYVRRLESQRLFI; encoded by the coding sequence TTGGATCAACGAAAACATCCTCGTGTACGGGTTCGCGGCATGAGCATCGACATATCGGACGGTATCGGCTGCTGCTCGGCATCGGTGAGTGATGTTTCCCGTGGAGGCCTGTGTCTGGCCGACTTGGGGAAACGTTTTGGCAAAAAAAGTGACAGGTTCACCGTGGTGGCCACCACGGGCGAGGATCATTTCAAGTTCCAGGTCAAACCGCGCTGGGAGCGACTCAGCAACTGGAACAAGAAGATCGGGCTCGAGATCGACAACGCCCCCCTGCACTGGATCGCCTATGTCAGGAGGTTGGAATCACAACGACTGTTCATCTGA
- a CDS encoding universal stress protein: MQAIKSILTPIDFSDNAGKIVTAAAYVAGTFKAELHLVFVVQSFEDYSGFFVPPVSLPNLEEELFASAQQQMETYVEENKAMFAEAGVTTVTGKVLSGDVAEEILTYAAKKKVELIVMGTHGYKGLERIMFGSVADKVVKTACCPVMTINPYREECEGNTV; this comes from the coding sequence ATGCAGGCAATCAAAAGCATCCTGACTCCCATTGATTTTTCCGACAACGCTGGCAAGATCGTCACGGCGGCTGCGTACGTGGCCGGAACCTTCAAGGCTGAGCTGCACCTGGTGTTCGTGGTGCAAAGTTTTGAGGATTACAGCGGATTTTTTGTTCCTCCCGTCAGTCTGCCCAATCTGGAAGAGGAGTTGTTCGCCTCGGCCCAGCAGCAGATGGAGACCTATGTGGAGGAGAACAAGGCCATGTTTGCCGAGGCCGGTGTCACCACCGTGACCGGAAAAGTGCTCTCCGGTGATGTGGCGGAGGAGATTTTGACCTATGCCGCCAAGAAAAAGGTGGAGCTCATCGTCATGGGCACCCACGGCTACAAAGGCTTGGAGCGGATTATGTTTGGCAGCGTGGCCGACAAGGTGGTGAAGACCGCCTGCTGCCCGGTGATGACCATCAACCCCTATCGCGAAGAATGTGAGGGAAACACAGTTTAA
- a CDS encoding radical SAM protein, with amino-acid sequence MEFTPKWIAWEITRRCNLRCVHCRSSSELELQGHPDFSFDEAKRILDEIRAYANPVMVLSGGEPLLRPDVFDIARYGTSLGLRMCMATNGALVTTEICKEIKDSGIKMVSLSLDGATAAVHDDFRSQSGAFDGVMNAINLFNDHGIDFLINSSFTKRNQEQIPQIYQLVKSLGAKAWYLFMIVPTGRGEEIMEELIPAEEYEDILNWHYDMEKEEDQLLVRPTCAPQYYRIVLQRAKAEGEQFKRRSLKFSTGGSKGCLAGQLICLINVDGDVLPCSYFPLSAGNLNKQSFQDIWEKSPLMLDMRNFAGYKDNCGRCEYVNVCGGCRARAYAVTGDYMAGEPFCTYQPRG; translated from the coding sequence ATGGAATTCACCCCAAAATGGATCGCCTGGGAAATCACCCGCCGCTGTAACCTGCGCTGTGTCCACTGCCGTTCTTCATCGGAGCTCGAGCTCCAGGGCCATCCTGATTTTTCCTTTGACGAGGCCAAGCGGATCCTCGATGAAATTCGCGCCTATGCCAATCCGGTGATGGTGCTCTCCGGCGGAGAACCGCTGTTGCGGCCGGATGTGTTTGACATCGCCCGCTACGGGACCAGTCTTGGCCTGCGGATGTGCATGGCCACCAACGGCGCGCTGGTAACGACTGAGATCTGCAAGGAAATCAAAGACTCGGGCATCAAGATGGTCTCCTTGAGCCTTGATGGCGCCACCGCGGCAGTGCATGACGACTTCCGCAGCCAGTCCGGCGCCTTTGACGGGGTGATGAACGCGATCAACCTGTTCAACGACCATGGGATCGACTTTCTCATCAACTCCTCCTTTACCAAACGCAACCAGGAGCAGATCCCACAGATCTATCAGCTGGTCAAATCCCTGGGGGCAAAGGCCTGGTACCTGTTCATGATCGTGCCCACCGGCCGCGGCGAAGAGATCATGGAGGAGTTGATCCCCGCGGAGGAATACGAGGATATCCTCAACTGGCATTACGACATGGAAAAGGAGGAAGACCAGCTGCTGGTACGGCCGACCTGCGCCCCCCAGTACTACCGCATCGTTCTCCAGCGGGCCAAGGCCGAGGGGGAGCAGTTCAAACGGCGCAGCCTCAAATTTTCCACCGGCGGCTCCAAGGGATGCCTTGCCGGGCAACTGATCTGCCTGATCAATGTCGACGGCGACGTGCTGCCCTGCAGCTATTTTCCCCTCTCCGCCGGCAACCTCAACAAGCAGAGTTTTCAGGATATCTGGGAGAAGTCTCCGCTCATGCTCGACATGCGCAACTTCGCCGGCTACAAGGATAACTGTGGCCGCTGCGAGTATGTCAATGTCTGCGGCGGCTGCCGCGCTCGCGCCTATGCCGTGACCGGCGACTACATGGCGGGCGAACCCTTTTGCACCTACCAGCCCAGAGGCTAG
- the hemE gene encoding uroporphyrinogen decarboxylase, with protein MNDTFLQACRGERTAYTPVWFMRQAGRYLPEYQKVRGKVSFLELCKTPELAAEVTHQPIDIFDFDAAILFSDILIPMEAMNLELAFHEGKGPIFAHPVRSQKAVDELVVPIPEETMPFVLETIRLLRNSLKVPLIGFAGAPFTLATYLIEGGSSKVFLNTKKMMFQEPKLYHNLMAKITACTSAYLQAQARAGAQALQMFDSWVGILAPQDYEEFALPYVKSIISDLRAVTDVPIIYFANNGSTLTRLTTTVGADVLGFDWRLPIGDAIARAGNHAVQGNIDPIALFLPQQKLEARIRAMLTEARDAKGYIFNLGHGILPETPPEQVRIAVDAVHRFSGKP; from the coding sequence ATGAACGACACCTTTCTCCAAGCCTGTCGAGGCGAACGCACCGCCTACACCCCGGTCTGGTTCATGCGCCAGGCGGGCCGTTATCTGCCCGAGTACCAGAAAGTTCGCGGCAAGGTCAGCTTTCTTGAACTGTGCAAAACGCCGGAACTGGCCGCCGAGGTCACCCACCAGCCGATCGACATCTTCGACTTTGACGCCGCCATCCTCTTCTCCGACATCCTTATCCCCATGGAGGCGATGAACCTGGAGCTGGCCTTTCACGAGGGCAAGGGACCGATCTTTGCCCATCCGGTGCGCAGCCAGAAGGCGGTGGACGAGCTGGTGGTACCCATCCCCGAGGAGACCATGCCCTTTGTCCTTGAGACCATTCGCCTCCTGCGCAACTCGCTCAAGGTGCCGTTGATCGGTTTTGCCGGGGCGCCCTTTACCCTGGCCACCTACCTGATCGAGGGCGGCAGCTCCAAGGTCTTTTTGAACACCAAGAAGATGATGTTCCAGGAGCCCAAGCTCTATCACAACCTCATGGCCAAGATCACCGCCTGCACCAGCGCCTACCTCCAGGCCCAAGCCAGGGCCGGCGCCCAGGCCCTGCAGATGTTCGACTCCTGGGTCGGCATTCTTGCGCCCCAGGATTACGAAGAGTTTGCCCTGCCCTACGTCAAATCGATCATCTCCGACCTGCGGGCGGTGACCGATGTGCCGATCATCTACTTTGCCAACAACGGATCCACCCTCACCCGCCTGACCACCACCGTTGGTGCCGATGTCCTTGGCTTCGACTGGCGCCTGCCCATCGGCGATGCGATCGCACGCGCGGGCAACCATGCGGTCCAGGGCAATATCGACCCGATCGCCCTCTTCCTTCCCCAGCAAAAACTGGAAGCGCGGATCAGGGCCATGCTTACCGAGGCCCGCGATGCCAAGGGCTATATCTTCAACCTCGGACACGGCATCCTTCCGGAGACCCCTCCGGAGCAGGTCCGGATCGCGGTTGATGCGGTGCACCGTTTCAGCGGCAAGCCCTGA
- a CDS encoding HD domain-containing protein, whose amino-acid sequence MDTPLPRPSLHECIRLMDQYAMLDNIRHHSLVVARLAAQIQEGLSTFAPNHAQADRNLVISGALLHDIAKTPCLNSTCDHAKVGGEICRSHGYPEIAAIVEQHVLLWEYEPGRYADGIFTAREIVYYADKRVRHNMVVNLDQRLEYILKHYGKGNPTREALIRENFEKCLTFEQYLFHWLPFASADLGRL is encoded by the coding sequence ATGGACACCCCGCTTCCTCGCCCCTCGCTCCATGAGTGCATCCGCCTCATGGATCAGTACGCCATGCTCGACAACATTCGCCACCACTCCCTGGTGGTGGCACGGCTGGCTGCCCAGATTCAGGAAGGGTTGAGTACCTTTGCGCCGAACCACGCCCAGGCCGACCGCAACCTGGTGATCAGCGGGGCCCTCCTCCATGATATCGCCAAAACCCCCTGTCTGAACAGCACCTGCGACCATGCCAAGGTCGGCGGAGAGATCTGCCGCAGCCACGGCTATCCTGAGATCGCGGCCATTGTCGAGCAGCATGTCCTGTTGTGGGAGTACGAACCCGGCCGTTATGCGGACGGGATCTTCACCGCCCGGGAAATCGTCTACTACGCCGACAAACGGGTGCGCCACAATATGGTGGTCAACCTCGACCAGCGGCTGGAGTATATTCTTAAGCATTACGGTAAGGGCAATCCAACCCGTGAAGCACTCATCCGCGAGAACTTTGAGAAGTGCCTCACCTTTGAGCAGTACCTGTTTCACTGGCTCCCCTTTGCCTCTGCTGACCTGGGCCGCTTGTAA
- a CDS encoding PAS domain-containing protein, which translates to MNTTSFDWAEHYPAAVSVCDSEGTIVAMNQKAAAMFAKSGGMNLIGASLFSCHPQPANDIIRALLAEQRANTYCIEKNGERKLVHQVPWYDQGHFAGLVETVIALPAEVPTKKRG; encoded by the coding sequence ATGAACACCACTTCCTTTGACTGGGCAGAACACTACCCGGCTGCAGTCAGCGTCTGCGATAGCGAAGGCACGATCGTGGCCATGAACCAGAAGGCGGCAGCGATGTTTGCCAAATCCGGCGGCATGAACCTGATCGGTGCAAGCCTCTTTAGCTGTCATCCGCAGCCGGCCAACGACATCATCCGCGCACTGCTTGCCGAGCAGCGGGCCAACACCTATTGCATTGAAAAAAACGGGGAACGGAAACTGGTCCACCAGGTCCCCTGGTATGATCAGGGCCACTTTGCCGGACTGGTGGAAACGGTGATTGCCCTGCCGGCCGAGGTGCCGACGAAAAAGCGGGGGTAA
- a CDS encoding OmpA family protein yields MNDCRTVLAALFLLLLTAVAAVAAPGQQVPSPGNGYDVAEGRYIRMAHNFFVFYDPTTAMDVPYRDTGMTRIEAQKYILDKSNASLPQLNWQAGLYPHWKGELWLPGSPMAFKPYYRLHNYKKPEFAEAIEQLPTRPQSPPMLQTGLMKLEHLLGLPGRTEIFLFSDGQHMTYPGMEPQPLDEARLLASKFDICFNIVSSATTNKGRQLLDNIAAVNSCSQVIDFDTAFAHPEHLFGKLYMDTGGKGFGNILFDFDKSFIRREHYGQLDTLGRMLHDNPNVYVVLSGFCDSIGSERYNIGLSQRRAKSVRRYLQKKFAIKSDRVLLYWYGYANPVASNATAQGRQLNRRVTIVLRGQP; encoded by the coding sequence ATGAACGATTGCCGAACCGTACTCGCCGCCTTGTTTCTCCTCTTGCTGACAGCCGTTGCCGCCGTGGCTGCCCCGGGCCAGCAGGTGCCCTCTCCGGGCAATGGTTATGATGTTGCCGAGGGCCGCTACATCCGCATGGCGCATAACTTCTTTGTGTTCTACGATCCGACCACGGCCATGGATGTCCCCTACAGGGATACCGGCATGACCCGCATCGAGGCGCAGAAATACATCCTCGATAAAAGCAACGCCTCGCTGCCGCAGCTCAACTGGCAGGCCGGACTGTATCCGCACTGGAAGGGCGAGCTCTGGCTGCCCGGATCGCCCATGGCCTTCAAGCCCTATTACCGACTCCACAATTACAAAAAGCCCGAGTTTGCCGAGGCCATTGAACAACTGCCCACCAGGCCGCAGAGCCCGCCTATGCTGCAGACCGGATTGATGAAGCTCGAGCATTTACTGGGCCTTCCCGGTCGCACCGAAATTTTCCTCTTCTCCGACGGCCAGCACATGACCTATCCGGGCATGGAGCCGCAGCCGCTCGACGAGGCCAGACTGCTTGCGAGCAAGTTCGACATCTGTTTCAACATCGTCTCCAGCGCAACCACCAACAAGGGACGGCAGCTGCTGGATAATATCGCCGCAGTCAACTCCTGCTCGCAGGTGATCGACTTCGATACCGCCTTTGCCCACCCGGAACACCTTTTCGGCAAACTGTACATGGACACCGGCGGCAAGGGATTTGGCAATATTCTCTTTGACTTCGACAAATCCTTTATCCGCCGCGAGCACTACGGTCAGTTGGATACGCTTGGTCGAATGCTGCACGACAACCCCAATGTCTATGTGGTTCTCTCCGGCTTCTGCGACTCTATCGGCAGCGAAAGATACAACATCGGCCTGTCGCAAAGGCGGGCCAAAAGCGTGCGCCGCTATCTCCAGAAAAAATTTGCCATCAAGTCCGACCGCGTCCTCCTCTACTGGTACGGCTATGCCAATCCCGTAGCCTCCAACGCCACGGCACAGGGCCGCCAACTCAACCGGCGGGTCACGATCGTCCTGCGCGGGCAGCCCTGA
- a CDS encoding MBL fold metallo-hydrolase, with product MQLTFHGAAQNVTGSCHLVECAGKRILIDCGLYQGGREVDEENRNDFGFDPAAIDYLLLTHAHLDHCGRIPLLHRLGFRGKVLSTGATRELARLVLLDSARIQEEEARYRNYKASKRRNQPAVKPLYDTLDALNCLDGFVGIAAYNRAHELAPGINATFYEAGHILGSACIFLELSEGGQKKRVLFSGDLGYDGRAILPDPAIPPQADIVIMESTYGNRLHKRLAPSIDELYQAINTTINRNGNVLIPSFALERTQEILYYLREGIEQGHLPRHLPVYLDSPMAISATQIFRHHRECFDEETWAVINAGGDPFALPGLAIVRDTAESMALKNVRGAVIIAGSGMCTGGRIRHHLRHNLWRRESSVVFVGYAAGGTLARRIIEGEEVVRVLHEEVEVNAEIYTIGGFSAHADQEELLTWHGRTGKPDCTFLVHGELEAMQALAGHIRETTVEMPRLHQSFVL from the coding sequence ATGCAACTCACCTTTCATGGAGCCGCACAAAATGTCACTGGTTCCTGCCACCTGGTGGAATGTGCGGGCAAGCGGATACTCATCGACTGTGGTCTCTATCAGGGCGGACGTGAGGTGGATGAGGAAAACCGCAACGATTTCGGCTTTGATCCGGCGGCCATTGACTACCTCCTGCTCACCCATGCCCACCTCGATCATTGCGGCCGTATTCCCCTGCTGCATCGGCTCGGTTTCCGCGGCAAGGTGCTCAGCACCGGCGCGACGCGCGAACTGGCCCGACTGGTCCTGCTCGACTCGGCCCGCATTCAGGAAGAGGAGGCCCGCTACCGCAACTACAAGGCCAGCAAACGCCGCAACCAGCCGGCGGTCAAGCCGCTCTACGACACCCTGGACGCCCTCAATTGCCTGGACGGCTTTGTTGGCATCGCCGCCTACAACAGGGCCCACGAACTCGCCCCAGGTATCAACGCCACCTTTTACGAGGCCGGGCATATCCTCGGTTCGGCCTGTATTTTTCTCGAACTCAGCGAAGGCGGACAAAAAAAACGCGTCCTCTTCTCCGGTGACCTCGGCTATGACGGCCGCGCCATTCTCCCCGACCCGGCAATACCGCCGCAGGCCGATATCGTGATCATGGAGAGCACCTACGGCAACCGGCTGCACAAGCGGCTCGCCCCATCAATCGACGAGCTCTACCAGGCCATCAACACCACCATCAACCGTAACGGCAACGTACTGATCCCCAGCTTTGCCCTGGAACGAACCCAGGAGATTCTCTACTATCTGCGCGAAGGCATCGAACAGGGTCACCTGCCCCGCCACCTCCCGGTCTATCTCGACTCGCCCATGGCCATCTCCGCCACCCAGATCTTCCGCCACCACCGCGAATGTTTTGATGAGGAGACCTGGGCGGTGATCAATGCCGGAGGGGACCCCTTTGCATTGCCCGGGCTTGCAATCGTGCGCGACACCGCCGAATCGATGGCGCTGAAAAATGTGCGAGGTGCGGTGATCATCGCCGGCTCCGGCATGTGTACCGGCGGCCGCATTCGCCACCACCTGCGCCACAATCTCTGGCGCCGGGAATCATCGGTAGTTTTTGTCGGCTATGCGGCCGGGGGCACGCTGGCTCGCCGTATTATCGAGGGAGAAGAGGTTGTGCGGGTACTGCACGAAGAGGTCGAGGTCAACGCCGAGATCTACACCATCGGAGGGTTCTCCGCCCATGCCGACCAGGAGGAACTCCTGACCTGGCATGGACGAACCGGCAAGCCCGACTGCACCTTCCTTGTCCATGGCGAACTGGAGGCCATGCAGGCCCTTGCCGGACACATACGCGAGACCACGGTGGAGATGCCGAGACTGCACCAATCCTTTGTCCTCTAA
- a CDS encoding TolC family protein, translated as MTSSKRTPWFVAVFFSLLPQVVGAAPADKIPLTWSVQAAVSYALAHNPDSRAALQRIMAAEADLKAAHSAFYPQLGIAVEYSRTNNPMYSFGNILNQGMFTNSIDFNDPGTTDSLQAKGILQYRLYNGGRDVAAVDAAENRGHASTLDNEAVRLQLEYNVVRAFCSIVQAGEVVLARQSALEAISASLAVARARFEEGSLLQEEVLNLEVQQSRAQEQLIQARHSLSLAQRGFLRLLGIRGEKVQLDPQASPIQEIPADPDIDKRPELKSMAAQIKMLEAMVRQAKGGYAPTADLFGSYQAEKGTELDDGSGTSWTTGIRLNYTLFNGGRTGAEVERAEANLREAREQLHKLELAFNLEKEQAVLALNQEEQRLKVTQKMVASARESARLSRFRFKEGVVLSSELIDTENRLTDALLSHSLATASRKIAVADLRRAVGLHQFSQGK; from the coding sequence ATGACATCTTCCAAGCGTACGCCGTGGTTTGTTGCTGTATTTTTCAGCCTGCTTCCCCAGGTCGTTGGGGCCGCTCCTGCTGACAAGATTCCCTTAACCTGGTCTGTTCAGGCAGCTGTCTCCTATGCCCTGGCCCACAATCCCGATTCCCGCGCCGCACTGCAAAGAATAATGGCTGCCGAGGCGGATCTCAAGGCCGCCCATTCCGCTTTTTATCCCCAGTTGGGAATAGCGGTGGAATACAGCCGGACCAACAATCCGATGTATTCGTTTGGCAACATACTCAATCAGGGCATGTTCACCAACAGTATTGATTTCAACGATCCCGGCACCACCGACTCCCTCCAGGCCAAGGGAATCCTTCAGTACCGGCTGTACAACGGTGGCCGCGATGTTGCCGCGGTGGATGCGGCGGAAAATCGCGGCCATGCCAGCACCCTGGACAACGAGGCCGTTCGCCTGCAGCTCGAATACAATGTGGTCCGTGCCTTTTGCAGTATTGTCCAGGCCGGCGAGGTGGTACTGGCCCGCCAATCCGCCCTGGAGGCCATCTCCGCATCCCTGGCCGTTGCCCGGGCCCGGTTTGAGGAAGGCAGCCTGCTCCAGGAGGAGGTGCTCAACCTGGAAGTGCAGCAGTCGCGTGCCCAGGAGCAGTTGATCCAGGCCAGGCACAGTCTCAGCCTTGCCCAACGGGGATTCCTCCGCCTGCTCGGTATTCGTGGAGAAAAAGTGCAACTCGATCCCCAGGCCTCACCAATCCAGGAGATTCCGGCTGATCCCGATATTGACAAGCGACCGGAGTTGAAGTCCATGGCCGCGCAGATCAAGATGCTTGAGGCCATGGTTCGGCAGGCAAAGGGCGGCTATGCTCCAACCGCTGACCTCTTTGGTTCGTACCAGGCGGAAAAGGGTACGGAGCTCGACGATGGATCCGGCACATCCTGGACCACCGGCATTCGCCTCAACTACACCCTGTTCAACGGCGGACGTACCGGTGCCGAGGTGGAGCGGGCCGAGGCAAACCTGCGTGAGGCCAGGGAGCAGTTGCACAAGCTGGAACTGGCCTTTAACCTGGAAAAGGAACAGGCCGTTCTTGCCCTCAATCAGGAGGAGCAGCGGCTCAAGGTCACCCAGAAGATGGTCGCTTCGGCCCGGGAAAGCGCCCGCCTCTCCCGATTCCGCTTCAAAGAAGGGGTGGTGCTCTCCTCCGAACTGATCGATACCGAAAATCGTCTCACCGATGCCCTGCTCAGCCACAGTCTTGCAACGGCTTCACGAAAAATTGCCGTTGCCGACCTGCGCCGCGCCGTTGGTCTTCACCAATTCAGCCAAGGAAAGTGA